The Penaeus vannamei isolate JL-2024 chromosome 39, ASM4276789v1, whole genome shotgun sequence genome window below encodes:
- the LOC138860068 gene encoding uncharacterized protein → MARDIGQPESRRGRRGDRTRARLSLRGGVSECELKGGKAAGICDIPAELLKAGVDPMARGLHAVLAVIWQLHPPDLLLGVAIPLWKGKGDRWDCSNYRGITLLSIPGKVFAHILLKRIRNHLLRHQRPIQSHCGASLGNNMVMDFDFADDVAILSEYLESLVAAFDAFNNKLKSLGLVVSCTKTEIQDLGAC, encoded by the exons ATGGCGCGGGATATAGGTCAGCCTGAGTCGAGACGCGGTCGGCGGGGTGACCGAACTAGGGCCAGGTTGAGTCTTAGAGGgggagtgagcgagtgtga actgaagggtgggaaagctgcaggcatatgcgatatccctgctgaactgctaaaggctggggtTGATCCTATGGCACGGGgcttacatgctgtcctggctgtcatTTGGCAATTACACCCCCCTGACCTACTGTTGGGCGtggccatccctctctggaaggggaaaggggatcgctgggactgtagcaactaccgtggcatcacattgctcagtataccaggcaaggtttttgcccacattcttctgaaacgaatccgcaaccacctgctaaggcaccaaagacc tatccaaagtcattgtggagcatcaCTGGGCAATAACATGGTCATGGACTTTGACTTTGCAGATGATGTTGCTATCCTATCTGAGTatctggaatctctggtggcaGCTTTTGATGCATTCAACAATAAGTTGAAGTCCCTGGGCTTAGTGGTTTCCTGTACCAAGACCGAGATCCAGGACTTGGgggcttgctag